The DNA region CAGCCCCGCAGTCACGGTCGCCGAAATCATCGACAGCTTCTATAATGTATGGCGAAAAGGAAAAGCAGAATATGATACAGAGACGAAGCATCTGCATGAAGCTGCGTTCCTGACGCTCTCCTCAAAGAAAGCTGAGAGCGTTCTTGGCTGGAAACAGCAGTGGGACGTCAATGAGACGATGAAGAAAACTGCCGAATGGTATAAGAATTTTTATGCCGGAGCAGATGCCAGAGAACTCAGTCTGGCAGATATCACCGCCTATATGAATCACCTGGAGTATTGAGATGGGAAAATTAACGATCATCGAAACACCGCTGAAAGGCTTATACATCGTAGAAACGAACGCGTTCATAGATCACCGGGGCGCATTTGCCCGCTGGTTCTGTGAAGAGGAACTGGCGGCAGTCCTCGGGAAGCGTCACATCAAAAACGTGAACTTTTCGAGAACGGTGAAGAAAGGTTCCATCAGAGGGATGCATTTCCAGAAGCCGCCACATGCGGAGATGAAACTTGTGCGGTGTATCCGGGGAAGGATTCTGGATGTGGTCGTGGACATCCGAGCGGGATCCCCGACATTTCTGCAGCACTACTCTGTGGAGTTGTCAGCAGAGAATATGAAGATGTTTGCAGTTCCGGAAGGGTTTGCCCATGGTTTTCAGTCTCTTGAAGATGATTCTGAGATCATGTATCTGGTGACGGAGTTTTATTCGCCGGAAAGCGAAGCCGGACTTCGGTTCAGTGATCCGGCGCTGAAGATCGAGTGGCCGCTTCCGGTCATGGATATTTCTGAAAAGGATGGAAAACATCCGCTGGTGAATGATAATTTTGTCGGCTTTGATGTTTCGATGTACGGGGAGCAGGTATGAAAATCCTGGTAACCGGCTCCACCGGATTCGTTGGACGCCACGTCGTTCAATGGCTTGTCGATCATGGATATGAGGATGTGGTTGCCACAGGAACATCTGTTGAAAAAGCAAAAGAGTTCCCGTGGTTTTCGAAAGTCAAGTTTATTCCCTGTGATTATTTCGCTGAAGATATCAATTATCACAAGTTCTTCGACCGCCCGGATCTTCTGATCCATCTTGCATGGAAAAATCTTCCAAATTATATGGAACGCTTTCATATGGAAGAGAATCTTCCAGTCGAGATGCGGTTTCTGCGGTCATTTGCCGCATCAAATATGACAAAGATCGCAGCTATTGGAACCTGTTATGAGTATGGTGTCGTGAACGGCTGTATTTCTGAAGATCATCCAACGAACCCAAATACCATATACGCAGCCGCCAAGGACACACTTCGCAGATATCTTGCATTTCTGGGGGCAGAGTCAGGCATTTCCTGGAACTGGATCAGACTGTTTTTCCTGTATGGGGAGGGACAGAGCCCAAAATCGCTTCTTCCGCAACTGGATGCGGCGATCGCACGCGGAGATCCGGATTTTCCGATGTCAGGCGGGGAGCAGCTGAGAGATTATCTTCCTGTGGAAAAAGTGGCTGAGTATATCTGCAGGATCGCTTTGTCTAAAGAGAGCGGAGTCGTGAACTGCTGCTCGGGCGCGATGATTTCCGTGCGGCGTCTGGTCGAGGAACGGGTTGCTGCAAGCGGCTCATCGATCCGGCTGAAGACTGGGGTGTATGGCTATCCTGCGTATGAAGGGATGGCATTTTGGGGGGATAATACCCAGCTCCGTGAGGTGATCGGTGATGCGTGAGCCTGATTTTGTGGATGAATGTTATGCGGACAAGGATCTGAGTCTGCTGAAGAAGCTAACACTGGTGATCCCGACATATAATCGCAATTATTATCTTTCGCGATGTCTTTGGTATCATGCTCACTTCCCCTTTGGGGAAATCATTGTCGCCGATTCTTCACCTGAGGAAAAAAAGGTGGTGAACCGGGAGACTGTGGCGAAAGTGCGGGAGATGTTCGGGGCTAATGTGAGGTATCTGGCGTATGAACCGGAGACTGAGAAGTATGGAGGGGATATTTATAGAAAATGGGGAGATGCGGTGCAGCATGTGGAGACGGAATATTCACAAATTTGTACAGATAAGGAGTTCCAAATTGTAACTACCCTTTGTAAATGTATACACTACCTCGAATCTCATTTGGATTACACGGTGGCAGGGGGAGGTCGTTATCATCTTGAATTCAGACAGAAGCGGTCTTATACCTTAACTTCGTTTGCTGGCACCATAGTGGATAAGGATGGATGGAAACGATTGCAACAGTTTATTTCATCATCTGGCTTCACCTTATTATCCATTCATCGATCTAAAAAACATAAAGAGATTTATTTGAATATGATTTGTAATAATCAAGATGATTTGCGATTTGGGGAGGTTTATCTTGA from Methanocorpusculum labreanum Z includes:
- a CDS encoding glycosyltransferase family 2 protein, which codes for MREPDFVDECYADKDLSLLKKLTLVIPTYNRNYYLSRCLWYHAHFPFGEIIVADSSPEEKKVVNRETVAKVREMFGANVRYLAYEPETEKYGGDIYRKWGDAVQHVETEYSQICTDKEFQIVTTLCKCIHYLESHLDYTVAGGGRYHLEFRQKRSYTLTSFAGTIVDKDGWKRLQQFISSSGFTLLSIHRSKKHKEIYLNMICNNQDDLRFGEVYLDLLDVIFGKIYNILDLAITYRDQLTFNQTNSFSQKNQESSSFRYQVIWAYPNSEFDSKWTDFKNGIRESLFQEFPDDLCDIEHNLEPLLQHWLNIRLTRPNPIRKPLRIIYQICPDSLKLFFQKVFIQRLNPKKYFPIDENNPEVKLICQIIETFQWV
- a CDS encoding NAD-dependent epimerase/dehydratase family protein yields the protein MKILVTGSTGFVGRHVVQWLVDHGYEDVVATGTSVEKAKEFPWFSKVKFIPCDYFAEDINYHKFFDRPDLLIHLAWKNLPNYMERFHMEENLPVEMRFLRSFAASNMTKIAAIGTCYEYGVVNGCISEDHPTNPNTIYAAAKDTLRRYLAFLGAESGISWNWIRLFFLYGEGQSPKSLLPQLDAAIARGDPDFPMSGGEQLRDYLPVEKVAEYICRIALSKESGVVNCCSGAMISVRRLVEERVAASGSSIRLKTGVYGYPAYEGMAFWGDNTQLREVIGDA
- the rfbC gene encoding dTDP-4-dehydrorhamnose 3,5-epimerase is translated as MGKLTIIETPLKGLYIVETNAFIDHRGAFARWFCEEELAAVLGKRHIKNVNFSRTVKKGSIRGMHFQKPPHAEMKLVRCIRGRILDVVVDIRAGSPTFLQHYSVELSAENMKMFAVPEGFAHGFQSLEDDSEIMYLVTEFYSPESEAGLRFSDPALKIEWPLPVMDISEKDGKHPLVNDNFVGFDVSMYGEQV